The nucleotide sequence TCAGGTGGCAGCCGGAGACCAGCACTCTCTTGCTCTCACCTCCTGGggcctggtgagagagagagagagagagagagagagagagagagagcctgtgatgtgtgtgtgtgtgtgtgtgtgtgaaagagtagaaataattttgttgtttGGCGTCAGGccataaacagtgcacatgcgggactgagtcactcggtaaacacagtgcagcGGGCCGCGGTGGCGCCAAGCAGTGCGCTGTGGTGGCCAGGGGACAGAGTATGCCttgtgcgggaattttaatcgcattttgtgagtacacattgattttttattgattttaaggctcagggaaaaatgtgccggatacttgaagctgccggatactggaatgccggatgagagggattttactgtatattcaaattatttctcctagacaggttaggttctctccctctccctctctctctaatctcccctctcactctctctctctctctttaaagttatattatatcttaagttaagttgggttttgttagattaggtcttagttctctctcactctctctctctctctctctctctctctctctctctctctctctctctctctctctctctctctctctctctctctctccctctccctctccctccctccctcccacctctccctctctcctcagatCTACGCACGGGGTGACAATGGGTACGGTCAGCTTGGCGTCAACTCCCTGCGACAGTCACACCGCCACACGCAAGCTTGTCAAGAGTCTGGCCAGGAAGGTGACAGTGCAGCTGGCCTGTGGCGCCAACCACACCCTTGCCTTGACTGCTGGtgggtgtctgtatgtatgtatgtctgtgtctgtgtctgtatatatgtgtgtgtgtgtgtgtgtgtgtgtgtgttatcatcattatttatttattttttgctttttgtgtgtttcagaTGGTGACAAAATACCTTGGGCCAGTTGGCACTTAGACACTGACAGGGGCCCCAGAAGGACCCTGCCCTGAGTGACCTCCTTGGCTGGCACCCTCTTGAGTCCTGCTGGCCGCTGCGGAAGTCACCACTCTGCTGCCGTGACCCAGGCCGGCTACCTGCTGTTTGTGGGGGTCAAACAAGCAGGGCCTCAATCTGGGCTATATACTCCCAAGGGTGATCCtcttgttaggtgtgtgtgtgtgtgtgt is from Scylla paramamosain isolate STU-SP2022 unplaced genomic scaffold, ASM3559412v1 Contig171, whole genome shotgun sequence and encodes:
- the LOC135099656 gene encoding E3 ISG15--protein ligase HERC5-like translates to MFNQVYKVLAFKGSSTPTDTRTHHQIQEELIDELQNYSIVQVAAGDQHSLALTSWGLIYARGDNGYGQLGVNSLRQSHRHTQACQESGQEGDSAAGLWRQPHPCLDC